Proteins co-encoded in one Malus domestica chromosome 09, GDT2T_hap1 genomic window:
- the LOC103443246 gene encoding uncharacterized protein codes for MSSSEPPKPPADGEKRKSIFSSAEGESKIQKLSISSGDGGSCSVHQAAKAKGIEEEEAVDEKTTEHAIDEEPPEESADEEPQEEAAYEEPPEEAADEELPEEAADEEPEDEISDEMLGDDGYDD; via the exons ATGAGCTCTTCTGAACCGCCCAAGCCTCCCGCTGATGgggagaaaagaaaatcaatattCTCATCAGCTGAAGGGGAAAGCAAAATTCAAAAACTCTCAA tttcttcTGGTGATGGTGGCAGCTGTAGTGTTCATCAAGCAGCTAAAGCTAAAG ggattgaggaggaggaggctgtTGATGAGAAAACAACTGAGCATGCTATTGATGAGGAACCACCAGAGGAGAGTGCTGATGAGGAACCACAAGAGGAGGCTGCTTATGAGGAACCGCCAGAGGAGGCTGCCGATGAGGAACTGCCGGAGGAGGCCGCCGATGAGGAACCTGAGGACGAGATTTCAGACGAGATGTTGGGCGATGATGGATATGACGATTGA